CTTGGATCAATTCACTTTGCTtctctgattcttctttaagACTGGATATGCCTTTTGTGGTCCGCAAATCTCCAATTACATCTTTCGTCTTACCAAAATAAACCTCCTGCAGCATGTTCCTTTGCTTGGATTCAATGTCTTCTACCATACTACCGACATTTGAAATGTGTGAGGAAAGATCCTGATACTTTAGATCCTTTTCAGTTTGTCGCGTCAGATTACCTGACAATTCCAAGAGTTGATCTTCGCTTTTTCCAGCGGAAAGGTCTAAAATGATGGTTGAGGTAATTCTGTAAGTAGCATAAGGACCAGACTCGTTGGGTTGCACCTCAAAAACATGAATTGAATCCCAAGATCCAGACTTTCCAGCGTCaacttctttcttgatcaacaCCACTCCAGCAAATCCAATCTTACCGTCCTTAGACACATCGTTTCcgtcttcatcaatatccCACAAATAAACGGATGAAATACCGCCCTCAAAGTACAAATCTCTGTATACGTCAAACGAGCTGTTGGCGAAGATTTCTGCTTCCCTTagagtttttgaagggAAAGGtgcatcttcttcatcctctaAAGCAGGATAGTACTTGTTTGACCAAGGAGAACGATATGAGTCACCGTCTCTGTTGTAATCACAGGCCAAGTACTGTTTCCCTGATTCCGCACATTGTTTCGTAGTAAGGGGGACATCAACAGATGATAACAAATCCTCCGCAAGATCAGGGTTCAACTTACAAATATTCGTAAGATGCTTGGAAATATTTTTAGCATCCAACCTGCGCAGCAAGTCCAATGCGGCCTCATATACTTCTTGAGACATTCTTACTGTAGAGAGGAGATGGATTGGGGGATGAACTGTCGTGGTAACTATGATCGGATTCTGATTCTATTTTGGAGCGGGAGAGGCCCAAGTGTCGCGAAGGTTCAGTTCTGGGCGGAGAGGTCGCTGAGGATGGCCCCCATACCGGGGAAATGGCGTGGAGGGAATTGCTAGCCTGGATTAGAAACTGACAGGCTTACGCATTTCCCTCTTTTCACAAGTCCTTCGCTCAGTCACACTCAAACATTAACTAGCATGCCAGAACATAGCGTCTCTAAAGTCTACGCCGATGccaatgaaaaaaaagacaaagaatACTGGGATTATGATAATGTAACGCTAACATGGAATTCTCCTGAACAATATGAAATAACATCTAAAATAGGCAGGGGAAAATACTCAGAGGTGTTCGAAGGGTACAAGATCCCACAAGGATCGAAGGTTGTGATAAAAGTTCTGAAACCCATTCGGCGTAAGAAAATAAAACGAGAGGtgaagattcttcaaaaccttcTAGGTGGACCCAATATAATTTCCCTTTTAGATACTGTTAGAGACTCCGTTTCCAAAACACCTGCACTAATATTCGAATCAGTAGATAATATCGACTTTAGAACCCTGTATCCCACATTTTCTGATCTTGATGTGCGGTATTACATGTTTCAGCTACTGAAGGCTTTAGATTTTTGTCATTCAATGGGCATAATGCATCGAGATGTCAAACCACATAATGTTATGATTGACCATAAGCAGCGGAAGCTGAGGTTGATAGATTGGGGGTTAGCAGAATTTTATCATCCTGAGACGGAGTATAATGTGCGTGTGGCTTCTCGTTATTTCAAAGGCCCCGAACTTCTAGTGGACTTTCGTTATTACGACTATTCATTGGATCTATGGTCATTTGGAGCCACTTTAGCATCAATGGTGTTTATGAAGGTGCCGTTTTTCCATGGTAAGTCAAACACAGATCAACTGGTTCAAATTGTACGTGTCCTAGGCACTGAAGATTTATACAAGTATCTTGAGAAATATAAGCTTACTCTCGGGGAAGAATACGAGGCTCTAAGCTATTTTGTGAAAAGACCTTTGGCTCGTTTTGCAAACGATGAGAATGCAAAATACGTTTGCAATGAAGCTATTGACTTGCTAGACAAACTACTGCGTTATGATCACCACGAACGGCTAACAGCAAAGGAAGCTATGGAACACAGTTATTTTGATCCGATTCGTGAAATGGACCCAGTGCCTTAGGTCTTACCATTGAATCTTTCTGTATATGCGAGCCAGTCCTGGTTCTGAGCAGTGAATGATAGCAGCGAGTAGCAGTTTTCTGTGTGTTATATCTGTGAGAGTAAAGGCATCTTTAGAGTTTTCTATAATTAGTTGTAACACAGTCAAGAAATAATGAGCCAAGTCATATAACGCatctttttgttcaaccTCAGACAGGTTGTATTTCGTAGATGGTAGCTTTTGGGTTTTCAAGAGCTCCAAATATGTTGGCAAGGGGGTTGGAGCTGACTGTGGTAATGGCCGGTCCATGATTACACTGTCCACCACTGGTTGGGCAATATGAGCCAGCAGTTTGTCTATTGGACGAGTTTGTTGCGTGCAGAAGAGTTTTGTTGCCATCACTTGGACTAAATGCAAGTATATGTTGATTgcaagttgaaaaatttggtgCCTATTAGCGCAAGTATGTGCACTGATTGCCACCAAAGTTTTGTTTAAGGCCTCAAAATAATGAGTAAACATTCTGCAATTCGTATTACCTTTACAATTTCCTTTCAAGTCAACAAACGTAGTATTTCTGAGAACTTTGTTTATCCTTTTCAGAACTGGTATTACGTCTGAGAGAgttgaacttttggtaCATAACTCATTAAAGGCATGTATCAGTAGAATAAACTTGAcatttttgacaaaatatTCAGGGACAACATTCATTTCGAACTTGTTGCAAGTAGTATTGTACTT
This is a stretch of genomic DNA from Komagataella phaffii GS115 chromosome 3, complete sequence. It encodes these proteins:
- a CDS encoding Beta subunit of the capping protein (CP) heterodimer (Cap1p and Cap2p) is translated as MSQEVYEAALDLLRRLDAKNISKHLTNICKLNPDLAEDLLSSVDVPLTTKQCAESGKQYLACDYNRDGDSYRSPWSNKYYPALEDEEDAPFPSKTLREAEIFANSSFDVYRDLYFEGGISSVYLWDIDEDGNDVSKDGKIGFAGVVLIKKEVDAGKSGSWDSIHVFEVQPNESGPYATYRITSTIILDLSAGKSEDQLLELSGNLTRQTEKDLKYQDLSSHISNVGSMVEDIESKQRNMLQEVYFGKTKDVIGDLRTTKGISSLKEESEKQSELIQGMRNL
- a CDS encoding Alpha' catalytic subunit of casein kinase 2 produces the protein MPEHSVSKVYADANEKKDKEYWDYDNVTLTWNSPEQYEITSKIGRGKYSEVFEGYKIPQGSKVVIKVLKPIRRKKIKREVKILQNLLGGPNIISLLDTVRDSVSKTPALIFESVDNIDFRTLYPTFSDLDVRYYMFQLLKALDFCHSMGIMHRDVKPHNVMIDHKQRKLRLIDWGLAEFYHPETEYNVRVASRYFKGPELLVDFRYYDYSLDLWSFGATLASMVFMKVPFFHGKSNTDQLVQIVRVLGTEDLYKYLEKYKLTLGEEYEALSYFVKRPLARFANDENAKYVCNEAIDLLDKLLRYDHHERLTAKEAMEHSYFDPIREMDPVP